Below is a genomic region from Rosa chinensis cultivar Old Blush chromosome 5, RchiOBHm-V2, whole genome shotgun sequence.
TACACCAAAGTCTTCAAAGCCTGACACAAATCACGACAAAAGTCGGCAAGATCTTTGTGATAATGGAGATGATGACAATGACATCACGGATGAGGTTCAATCTCATTTCGCAAATCATGATCCAGACGCTTTTATCTTCGGCGAGTTTTAATCGCACAGCTGTCTCTCAAAAGATCGTTCAAAAGATCATCTTGAAACTTTGTGATACATAGCACtatagctaaaatttcttttttgataatGCTATAATTTTGCTGAGCTTGGTTCCATAAATAATGATTTGCTAATAATAATcctaacttaaattttgtcttgtATATAAATCTTTCCCAAAAAAGGAAAGcaagagtgtgaatttcactctcctatttttcttgtttttacaAAAAGATTATTCAGGTGGTTCCTAAAGTATTTATGTTGGTCGATCTCAATACCTTGCAATTGAGACTCATACATGTCATCCTTGCATttgtaacaaaaagaaaaattatataaaaatcaAGCCAGAGAtggtcacaaaaaaaaaaatcaaactagAGATCAATGAGCctagtaccatttggtctagtggtatAAGTCTCCTCTTTATAAGTTGTAGGTCATGCGTTCGGCTCACAATAGATTAGTTTTTGTAATGAGttgtttatttcattaaaaaaaaaaaaaaaaaaactagagatTGATGACATAAGGCAGTCATGTTGCACCTTTTAATATCAACCTTGCATTTAGACTTCATTTTACTCCTCtacaagaaatacaaaacataaatataaacaaaaccgtCAACTTCATCGACAGGTAAATGAAAGACACCGCTAACTTTCTTCAGCATGAGGGTCGATGTGTGCTATTAGAGGTCCGAAGTCCATTATCgttttgagatttgaatgtttttttaattttttttattagataaacaactcaaatgctacaaaTAGTCTTTTATGAGTcaaactcacaacctcccacttacaaAGGGAATAATACTATGCCACTAGACTAAATGGTACTGGACATTATAACTTTAAAATCatatttattacttttttttgacaaaaattttAACTATAAATCGTCACACAATATAGTTAACTATAAATACttttacataaaataaatttacATAAATTAATTTTGGAATTTCAATCTACTTAGTATGTTTGCAAATGAGAAAACTATTAGCATGGTCGATTAGAGATGTAGTCAATTATTCATACCACATGCGTATCGAGCACAAACACTGGAAATGCATGGCCAATTGGCCATTGGGGACCGCCTTCCTTAGCTGCCGGAGACACGCCGGAGCTCCCACAAAAAATCAAGACAAGTCGCCGACATCCATGTCAACCAGCAAGACATCAATGTATAATAGCCTTCAGGTCGGCTACAAGACCTCCACATCATATGTGAAGAGGGCACACCTTCCCACATCGAAGCCTCATGGGTGCGAACCCCAATATCTTCTATACATACTGGCAGTTACTTCCAAATCAAGTAAGTCCAAACTGTACATTTCCATACCGTTACTCTGTTTTTATCTCATATTGATACTGAATTAGGCTTCGGAGggtttgtttggctccaattttgttgcagctggtcaacaatctcttttcttgcgcgggcgtgccagcaccgttcgggtgctgtcgtcgggggtgtcccttgacctgacttctttcaagagattgtggacgaggagagcaccaacctcgtcatgggattctttgtgccttgtggcgaggacttttgctgagcttcttgaaaatcacaatcgatactcgatgttgtagatcgagcagagcgagaaccactgggaagtgaggagaacttgctaaagcgtgactttagcttggctgggttgctagggcgttacccttgcttggctggttctgtaaccgttgtggtcgcggcactaccgtcggctcccgaggagacgaggaccgaagtacgttgacagagggtttggtggcactgatagTCGActcctgaggagactaggacttagAGTGTAATCAccgataagagaaagagaaggagaggagttgctcttagagaggttactctagagagaacttagatcatcttagagatgttgttgtgaatgtgtgttttggtgtttcaatgtaacctctatttataggctaccatgccaactactttggcattaaacaaatgaaagtggagcactaattggagataagggAGGTGGATATGGAGCATTAATGGAgatagaaatgatgaatttcggagataaggagataaggaatgatgaattttggagataaggaagcactttcggctcctttattccttcatgtatatttccatCAATAATTCATATTTTGGCTGTGAcgtcttcataacaaatgttccactattAGTGTAGATCATGCTGGTAAAATTTTAGAGCTTTTagtatagtggttgggccggaaatgctgttggaccccttacaggtccagttttctaATTTTGCTTATGCAGAACATTGGACTGATCTTTTGAAagccttccacttctatctggatcttgcactcttcataagaaatatttcttaggatgtctagaatggatctgcagagtttcagcccattttgagttcatttggtcaggcggccgctccttctgtttagctcggtttctcctagccgaagtaggaaaatgtgctaaagttgactttccatttccatgcttccacagtaggctttatttagcctctaaatatatatttcgaacttgtcgacaatatatagcttaagccactgacattggctcaatttctccaagacgtgccttgtcaggccaaaatgctcattttgggtccaaacatggTTATAGGCCAACAACCCCGATCTATTCTTGATCTATTTCTCTATCTTGGTAGGTCTCAGGACGGAATGTGCTCAACGCGTGATTCTCTAGGTAGAGGTTTCCGTGAACAGTTCTCATTAAGTGGTCAGTCTGACATAGGGATGGCAAAGATCCCCAACGGGGCGGAGCTCTATTGGATACCCGctcctaatggggggagaattcggggacaaatgagGAATGGGGAAGGGAATCCCCAATctcccgctatctaagattagggatggtattgtgatccccatccccaaacccaccccaataatatatacatatatttaacttatatatattttaatttattttttataatataaatcacaaatatatacatttactattttactttaatggctacacttttactttaatgctgttttgacttttgcactcactgaattatgatttatggatttaatcatgttttaaatttatttgttctagattttgatttttaaaaaggcaatatgaaaaaaaattattttatttattaaattcttatttggGATTTggagcgggtttggaggcttagtccccattggggatggggacggggaatccccaatatatttttattggggattggggcggggatggtggtagagaatgaccccggagatggggatggtattgtgattcccatccccaacccgccccattgccatctcTAGTCTgacacaaataaaaaaataaaaaggaagactgtaataaaaaaagaaaagaaaagaaaaggaagaagaccAAAACAGCCTCAAAATATTGCATATATACGTAACTCGGACCCGAACACTGGTGGCGGCACAAGACCTAGACCTAGTTTTCACTCATGGCCTGCACAATCGACTTCCGCTGCCTAGACGAAGGCTTCGGCGGCAAAACCTACAAGCGCAAGCGGAACCCCGAAGCCGCCGACGACGACGAAGATGCCGCCATGGAAATCGACGCCGCCGCCTATCCACCTCCGGCGAAGCGATCCGCGGTGTCCTCCTCGGACAATCCGGACAAACCGGTCTTCGGCCGGCCGAGCTACGACGGCGTGATCGCCGGGAAGGTCTCCGGGCGGAAGTGGAAGCAGCCGCGGAAGCAGAGGTCGTCGGCGCTCCAGGTGAGCCGGAAGGGGACGACGTTCGAGGAgagggagaagaacaagtcGGTGAAGAAGGCGTACAAGGAGAGAATGGCGGAGCTGAAGGGGGAGATTAAGAGGAAcaaggaggagaagaggaggaagagggaggagagggagaagaagaagaaggagaatatTCTCAAGACTGGGACCAAGCTGCAGATTATTTCCAACCCCAAGACGATTCAGAGGATTTCGAGAACCAAGGCCAGGAATCAACTCAAGCCTGTTCCCGAGGAGATGATCAAGAGGAACAATAAGAAGAGCGGCCTTTTGCTTACGGAGTAGTCagtcttttgcttttgtttactgctcttttttcattttcctgTTTTTGTTTTATGGTAGGATTTTTCATCCTTGCTTTTGGGGACAATGAGGAGGTGTTGTGTTATGTGTTAATGAAATCGAATATATGCTACTCAGAGTTGCTGTGTTCAAATGTTGTGTGCTTACTTTCAAAATGTTATAGTTATCTGGGATAAACCTGTGGCATTGAGTGTGGATTATTGCTTCGAAAAGCCTTCCCGATTACAAAGAGAACCCGACCTCTCTGTTTTTGATAACAAAGAGAAATAGCAGTTACCAGAAATGCCGCTACGTCAACTCTAGAATTGATTCACCCGTAAACTGGGAGCGATACATTAGTGCTTGTGTATGGTGCTGGGGAAAATCATGTACAAAGATGTTGAGATGGTACAGCTCGATAAAGaggacatgaattgttgtaTTTGGGAACTGTGTGAACTTAGAACTTCTATTAGGAAGTCTCCATTGTTGACAGATTCTGTTGCGATGTGTGAGTTGTAATGCTAGTCTCATATATTAGTGTTTGGCtttgaagtttttaaaagtttgGGCACTATGTATAGACTTGAATTAGAGTTCATTTAGGTCACGATTCGTTGGGACACAGTGGAAAGTTGAGTATTCAGTTGCATTTGTATAGAAACTGCATATAAAGTGTCAGTACTTTATATACATCATAGATTCATAGGGGGAATGCATCTCCAACTTTATATACATCACTGCAACTGAACCATTTATGTCTGAAAAAATAGTTCAGAGAAGAATTGTAGTTTTCAAAACTTTATGGATGTGTAGTCACAGGATGTACTACAATAGATAACTGAATGGCAGATATTGGCCTTCCAATTTTGGCTCCCTTTTCAGATAGTTTATAAATCAGAAGCATATTTTTTCAAACAAACTATTTGTGGTTTATATATAGAAACAGATAGTACTTTTAAATTTAAAGTTGGTGATTTAAAGTTTGGGCTGTGCTACCTGTAATGTGGCTGCTGCATATCATAATCTGGCAGATTATTAGTTGACTCAGTGGCTTTTTCCTCATTTGCTTCGAGCAGGGGCAGGCTGCATAGAACCACCCATCTTCTGGCACAAACCTCGTTAATGTAGCTCTGCAATAGAACAGCTTGTCCTGAGATGTAAGGCAGAATATGTTTACTGTTGATATATTTAGAGATGTAAATACATTgcgaatgaaaaaaaatatagttgAAAGTAATTCATGTTGTGAATAAAGTGTTTACTGTGGATATATTTAGGGATGTGAATACATTGCTGATGAAAAAAATATAGTTAAAAGTAATTCATGTTGTGAATAAAGTGTTGAATGAGTTTCTATTGCTGGTTGTGAATGAAGTGTTGAATGAGTTTCTATAGCTGGATTGACTATCTAGTATCTACATtgtttaccattttttttttttgagaagaaaaggaaCTACAACATGAAACCCCTTGGACACCCAAGGTTAGCAGAATCCAGAAGCAACGCGGACGAGGCCACAGTCGGAATGGAATTGAACCAAATCTTGGGATTGGAAAGATCATGACCCATTGAGGTGATAACGTCCGCAACGAAATTGGCCTCACGAAAAACATGAGAGAAGGAAACAGCCTCAAATTTTGCAGCAAGGCAGCTAATGTCGGCGATCAAGGATCTGATTCTCCAAGGAGTGGCACAAACCCCTTGTGGAAAATGATGGAAATGAGTGACAGTAAGAGCCTCGGTTGTTTACCTTCCTCAGAAGAAGGAACAAAATTTTATATAATCAAGGATCTGCTTAGGTGCTAATCTACATTGTTTACCTTCTATATAGCTGGATCCAAGATGTTTAATTCCGAGAGTTTTTTTCTCAATAGCCTCTTACTCTTCAGGACTCATTAGCTGCTTAGGTAGACTTGATAAGATAGTCACAGTATGATTAGGACCtgcaattcttttttcttttttttcaacaaaGCAGTCGATAGATGTTAAACCATGAAACATTTGGTACTATTCTGAAAACATAGAAATCCTAATTATACTGAATAATTAAACATTCATTGCTATCAACTTATTTTAATGAAATGTTCCTCACTTGTTTTATATAATCCACTTGCCAAATTTTTCAAAAGGAGAAGAATGTTTCTCAGTTTTGACGAAGCTGCTGTCCTTTGTCATAAGGTTCTATAGAGACAGAATTATtttgaaacaaaacagaaagatGAACAGAACAACAATGTTGAGGATGACATAGAGGTATAGTGGTAAAATACATTGAGAAAATGATTCAAGATCATAGTAGCTTCAAGAGGCAGACATAGTTGACTGGATCAGTTTTATTGATCATTCACTTTTGGAAACCTCAAAATTGTAGTCTATGTATAGTAGTGTTTATAAGAAAGAGATGAGAGTTGTGCGATAAACTTTGAAATAGATTTTTTGATATGTAGCTTTGAATATGTAGATTATTCAAACATTGTTGCTTGAATATGTAGCTTTGAaaattaccatttttttttccaatcatTTTTGTTCATTGAGTTATTTCAAGTGTAATAGTTTaatttgacaatgctagagtTTGATTGAGAAGTATTTTATGTTTAAATGGTCTGTTGCTATAATAATGATATAGTTGAATATATTACATTTGTTTTAGTTGATTAATGGTATTAATGTTTGGCAACTTGGACTAGAATCTGATAATAAACACTTGTTTATCACAAAATTGTATTGGTTTCATGTTGTTCTGATTAGTGATTACACAAGACTAAGCTATCTAAGTTATTTTGATAACATGCCTAAGCTGTGAATAGCCTTCAGAGTCAGAGCTTATTTGAATCTGATGGTAGACATACAATCCTAGAATGCTAAACCAACAAGTCTTGTCCATTATTGATACAATGAGAAGCTACTCCTGATCGTTTAAACATAGTATATACTGTTCCTAGAGAGCAATCATGAGAAGAGCATACTGTTAAGTAGGTGTCTTACAGGGCGAGCATGAGGATATAGATTTAGAAATTCATTAAGCACTGATTATTTTGTCAAATGCAAGACTTACAACACTGCAGATAACTTCCCTCAAATAATGGAAAAGAAAACCAACAGATGCAAATGCGATGCTACCTAGAGTAACGTCAGAAGAATCTGTACCTTGGCAATGTATCCACTTACTAGCAGCTGATATTGCGAGCAAAATTAGGCGATAAGGAAAGATAGCATAGCATACATCAGATGAAGAAAAAGAACTATGAACCCagatgaagaaaaagaaccaGCAAATAATCACTGCTAGCAGAATAGAGATATACACATTAAACACAAATTTGGAAAATACAGCAAACAGATCAAATATTTGTCTTTGCATCAATTTAGCACACTAAAGTAACTATAGACCAGTGtaatgaagaaaaagaaccaGCAATAATCACTGCTAGCAGAATAGAGATATACACATTAAACACAAACTTGGAAAATACAGCAAACAGATCAAATATTTGTCTTTGCATCAATTTAGCACATTAAAGCAACTAAAACCAGTGTAACACATTTTAATTGGAAAAACTAACTATGCCAATCTACTTAGTTTACAGAGCAACTTAACCATGTCACTAACACGACATCACAACAATCAAAACCAATCATGCCACTAACCGTGTCTCAAGTTGTTAATCATGTCACTAACCATGTCTCAAGTAGCTAAACATGTCACTAATCAAGTCACTAACACGACATCAAAACAATTGAACCCAAACATGTTACTAACCATGTCTCGAGTCATTAATCATGTCACTAACATGTCTTAAGTTGCTAATCATGTCACTAACTATAGGCAAACTCGATTTGAGCAATCCGAGATTTATAATGCTTTATCATTGAATTATCCTTAATAAGAGCAAGTGGTAACATTCGTGATTGAGCTACTACCTAACACAGTCTCGAGTAGATGGCCCGGGAGTCCATGAAAATCCAAGTCCAATGGACAGCAGCTCAATGGTATTAAGATCATAAAGGTGTATCTGCTCTGCTTCTGACCATAGAAAATTAGTTGGACAATACACTATATAAATGCCATTTTTCTGTTACATCTAGCAATTACTTTTAGAATAATCATTTTACATGTACAAGATGGATGTGCATGTGCTCGTCTTGTTGAACAATTTCACTAAACGAACCAACACTAGGAATCAATGAATTGAATCATTGCATACCTATCAATCGTACACATTCTACAACTAGTTTTCTGATACAAGACATCATTGGTCATCATATTTGCATTCGCACTCGTCTTCCTCTTCACTCACATACTTCTTTTTTATTATGAAGAGCGTAATTCAAGATTCTAAGTaatgcaaagaaagatgagtGAATGCACAGCCAATCATCATTCATTTTCTACACAATAGAGATGAACATTTTATGAGCTTTGTGAGCACCTATCGTTAAAAATATTGGAGAGCTAAAGAAAAAACCTTTTTAAGTTTTTCAAAACCGCTCCAATTAGAGATTGACACGTGGCGCTGAAATCACATCGAAATTCGGCTGTTTGGCATATATGCCgacacaaaacatcaaaatatcttataaatagttagattctttgtcgtatgtgccgacacttttgtcgtatatgccgacacaaaaaaaaatttaaaaaccttttttaaattcattaaataataagaataatttttaaatattatgatctaaatagttagattctttgtcgtatgtgccgacacttttgtcgtatatgccgataaaaaaaaaataaaaatctttttttaaattcattaaataataagaataatttttaaatattatgataaaatgttaaattattttttttaccttatttaattaaattaacatattttcaatataatattcatcaaaattatactcatattatattttaatcaagaatagtgaaaataacaCCCCCATATAACACCTCATAGTTGTAGATGAGAATTGAGTCCTACATGAATAATGCAAcaagggggtgctaaaatgagaatagcacccccaaataTACCTATGGTTGGAATTGCCCTAAGGGATACATTACGTCGGTCATACTTGGATTTAGCAAGACCGAATTGTATTGTAACTATAACCATCGTCCATAGAAATAAAtctgtgtgtgtttgtgtgtattAGCTAATCTCTGTAGCCATGATATTATACTCAGCCAAAAATCCCTAGAGTTACATTACGGTTCAAATTGTGTAAAATAGATTAACTAATTAGTCAAAATCACCAACGAATATCAGCGATTCAATTTCATTATTCATTGAGGACTAAACTTGAGGGTCATCTAtcaaggaaaggaaaaaaaaaaaaaacagcagttTTGAGTGATGAGTTGAATCCAACACTAGAAACCTAGAGGAATTCtgatttatgttttatatttatttttcttatgtACTATAATACCATTAATTCCTTAAATTTTGTCCGAGGTATAGTATAGGAAGTAGCTCGTCTCATGCAAATCTCATATCAGAGAGAGCTGGCACCAAAAAATGTCTTCTTCGTGATACACTATAATCATTTTGTACATATATTTACGACACTGGCACACAAGAAGAATAAACATGAATCTCCTACCTTGGATGGAACAAGACCAACAAAATTGTTGAAGAATGCTATGCCACGTATCCAAAATTTCACACATCAGCTGGACACTTCTTTTCTACTGTTACCCTTGACAGATTACGCTCCTCAATTATGGTAATCAACTGGGATGCTTCAAACATACAAATCTCGATTTGTCAGTAAAGGAAAATATCATGTCACAGAGCTTTGGAAGCAGCATCTGAGTAATACTTGTTGTAGTTCAGGTATTCCCAGAAGTGAGAGAGTCCAAACTCGCCATGTTTAGGTGATCTGAGGTAACACAAGTGCAATTCTTTCATATTTGTGTCAAACGTTTGCTTTATGGAAAGAACCTGCAAAACAGATGCAcaaacaaattatgaacaaaaaGTTATTTCTTACTTTAGCAAACAGTAGACGGTTCTTTTCACTCGCCAGTAAAAATTCCAGAGAGCTGTTTTTGCTGAAATGGCACATAGATAAAAATTACAAAAGCAAATACTGTACTTTGCCTTGTAGGCACACAGATAAAAAGTTGAAGGCAATTAAAGGCACCCTAAATGGTGCTTTATACCATGTTGTGTACCATTCTAAACAATGATTTCTGAGAATGATTAGAACACCATCCCCAAGGAGATGGACTAGTTCAACATTACATTTTATTATAtggaatgagaatgagaatgcATAATGCAGACGAGATTCCTGTTCAGCAATTCACTGGAATCACTACAACCCACCCCATCTCTATATACTAGTGTCTAGTGCTACAGAACCACTCTATACTGCAAATTAAGCAATGCCGCAAACTGTATATAGAAATTCCCAATGGTATTGCCACCATAACCCCCTCTTCTACTTCCACAGCCTCCAGTTCTTAACCTCTACTCCATATTCACTCAACATATACCACAAACCTCCCAGACCCCTACATCCACCACTAGAGCAACACTAAGGAATTTAATCTTGGATCTCAATACTATTTAATCAGCTGAACAACATCAAATATTAATTCGCATTCTAGTCTCACCTTCCCGGTCATTGTTTTAATTAATGGGCTTCACACTCTTACCTGGGTTTGGATTTGTAGCCATTTGCATTTTCTGAGAAGGAAATAGGGTAAGGGTTGTCACAATGGTGGTGGTTTTGGGTGAGATGTAAACTGTTGCCAGTAGCCAGTCTCATTCCTTTGAATTAAGGAAATGTTGATGTGAAATCATTGACTCGAGATTTTTCCCTTTCTAAACAGGCAAAAATTATGGAATGGACTGGAATTATGAGATACGAGGATTAAGTACTCCTCACAAACACAAGGCCGGCATCACAATAGTATGAATACATGTTTGTCTATGATATAAATGTACCATGACTGGCATTTCAAAGCAGAACACTATGTTTCAGAGAACGCCAAATTTGGATACATAATTCCATAGGCAACCAAAGTATCCTAACATAGCAACACTGCAGCACTTTGTCCTTTCCATCATTTTTACTATATATGACATTGCTAGTTCAACTCAAGTTAAATTAAGGTAAGGCTAAATTTCCCTATCCACATTTCTTTACAACTATATGAGAATCACCTGGGATATATTGATTCCAGAGTGTCTTGCAATTAAATTCCCTTGACCTGTTCCTGCATTCCATACTTCCCCAGTGAGACAAGACCTGAAGTCCAGAGCACACTGCAGAATGCTCTCAATGATGCAAGCTATAGGTCTTGTTTCATCAGAGAGGAAACATCTGCAAAGGTTCAATTCACGGTTAACAGACAAACAAGGGTGACAATACCAAGAAAATGAACCAAAAGAAAGAACAATTAAAAATCTATGCTTAGGTAATTACATTACATAATATACAGAAAGAAAAGGTGGCTCAACTATGTGCTCAAGCGCAGATACTATGCGGCGGCCTAAGCAATAAGTCCAACCTATCTATTCATTGTACTGAATCAGCTATGTGCTAGTCTGGCTGTGAGTTCCAGTACAAAAGGTACTATGTGGTCCCATTATCATAAGAAAAATACAATATAAACTAAAGAACCAAGGACTTGATAGAAAATTCTTTAATAGTCGCAGACAAAATCCACACCTGGTGCGCATTTTTCTGATGAGAAAGAATCAACAAACATATTGACAATTGAAACACTATCACAGTGGGAAAGTCCAGAAAGAAGTGGAAAAGAAGCACACAATGGAGAGTCCCAATCCCCAATCCTCGCAAGACCTGAcctaaatcccatttccaaccGACTATGTGCAGGAAAATGTGATTGGCATATATCCCATACTTGCTTTTAGTGACAGCACGCCAAATGTAATCTCTTTCTAATGTGAAACCTCACAACCATTTTCCAAGGAGGGTAACATTCCTCTCATCCAAGTTGCTTATCACTGAACCACCTG
It encodes:
- the LOC112168357 gene encoding coiled-coil domain-containing protein 86, with the translated sequence MACTIDFRCLDEGFGGKTYKRKRNPEAADDDEDAAMEIDAAAYPPPAKRSAVSSSDNPDKPVFGRPSYDGVIAGKVSGRKWKQPRKQRSSALQVSRKGTTFEEREKNKSVKKAYKERMAELKGEIKRNKEEKRRKREEREKKKKENILKTGTKLQIISNPKTIQRISRTKARNQLKPVPEEMIKRNNKKSGLLLTE